Sequence from the Thermoflexus sp. genome:
CGCCCGTTTTGCCTACAATTGGGGTCTGTCCCGCTGCCTGGAGGCGCTGGAGCAAGGCCTGCCCCTTCCCTCCGCCGCCCAGCTCCACCAGGCGTGGAACATCTGGAAGCGAGAGAACGCCCCCGGGTGGGTGGAGGTGTCCAAGTGCGCCCCTCAGGAGGCCTTCCGGGATCTGGAGCGGGCTTTTCGCAACGGGCGGCAGGGCCGGGC
This genomic interval carries:
- a CDS encoding helix-turn-helix domain-containing protein, giving the protein MRGMQAFRFERDPNVAQRVALAKHGGTARFAYNWGLSRCLEALEQGLPLPSAAQLHQAWNIWKRENAPGWVEVSKCAPQEAFRDLERAFRNGRQGRA